The nucleotide sequence GTATTGATTCTGGTCATTGGCCTCAGCTTGGGGATTTTCCTAGCCCGCAAGCAGTTTCCAGGACAGATTTTGGTTTCTACTCTGCTCAACTTGCCGTTGGTACTACCCCCCAGTGTGGTGGGGTATTTCTTGCTGTTGGCATTGGGTCGGGGCAGCCCAATCAAGGAATGGCTGGGCATCGACTTGCTGTTTAGTTGGCAAGCGGGGGCGATCGCCTCTGCTGTGGTAGCAATGCCTTTGATGGTGGAGTCTACTAGAGCCGCGATCGCTAACGTCAACCCAGAGTTGGAAGCCGCCGCCCGCACCTTGGGATCGACGGAGTGGGAAGTTCTACGACGAATTACCATTCCTATGGCCTATCGAGGCATTCTAGCCGGGTTTGGATTGAGTGTTGCTCGCGGCATGGGGGAATTTGGTGCAACGCTGATGGTGGCAGGCAGCATCCCTGGACGTACCCAAACCCTCCCCTTAGCCATTTATGACGCTGTACAGATGCAGCAATATGGACTCGCCAATGTCATGGTGTTGCTCATGACTACGATCGCCTTTGCCTTACTCTGGTGGGTTAGACATTTGGAGGCTCAACATCCTCAAAATCAAATCCAAACTCAGCAGCAACCGCAACCCCAAACGCATCCCCATGAAACTGATCGTCGATATTCAAAAACAACTGCCCCATTACACTCTGGATGTCAGCTT is from Cyanobacteriota bacterium and encodes:
- the modB gene encoding molybdate ABC transporter permease subunit yields the protein MIWQPSILSLQVTVLASVLILVIGLSLGIFLARKQFPGQILVSTLLNLPLVLPPSVVGYFLLLALGRGSPIKEWLGIDLLFSWQAGAIASAVVAMPLMVESTRAAIANVNPELEAAARTLGSTEWEVLRRITIPMAYRGILAGFGLSVARGMGEFGATLMVAGSIPGRTQTLPLAIYDAVQMQQYGLANVMVLLMTTIAFALLWWVRHLEAQHPQNQIQTQQQPQPQTHPHETDRRYSKTTAPLHSGCQL